A stretch of Bradyrhizobium sp. CCBAU 53338 DNA encodes these proteins:
- a CDS encoding EAL domain-containing protein — MAFQPIVDLSAVEVWGYEALVRGENGESAHTVLAQVNDETRYSFDQAARVTAIEAAGPLFAGRDMRLSINFMPNAVYEPKACIQKSLAAAKRVEFPHRNLMFEFTENERMVDPAHVARIVEAYRKFGFWTALDDFGAGYAGLGLLARLQPDLIKIDMELIRDIHASQAKQTVVAGIVNIARELDVRVLAEGIENEAELGVLRAAGINLFQGYYFAKPGFMTLPQVAFIAEKPIEAALAAR; from the coding sequence ATGGCTTTTCAACCGATCGTCGATCTTTCGGCGGTTGAGGTCTGGGGATACGAAGCGCTCGTTAGGGGCGAAAATGGGGAGTCAGCCCATACCGTCCTCGCACAGGTGAACGACGAGACCCGGTACAGCTTCGACCAAGCGGCCCGTGTCACGGCAATTGAAGCCGCAGGGCCACTCTTCGCGGGCAGGGACATGCGGCTGTCCATCAACTTCATGCCGAACGCAGTATACGAGCCCAAAGCGTGCATCCAAAAGTCGCTTGCCGCCGCGAAGCGCGTGGAATTTCCACATCGTAATCTCATGTTCGAGTTCACCGAGAACGAGCGGATGGTGGATCCGGCCCACGTTGCAAGGATCGTGGAAGCATATCGCAAGTTCGGCTTCTGGACGGCACTCGATGATTTCGGGGCAGGATACGCCGGGCTCGGTCTCTTGGCCCGATTGCAGCCCGATCTGATCAAGATCGACATGGAACTGATCCGCGACATACATGCCAGCCAAGCCAAGCAAACAGTTGTCGCTGGCATCGTGAATATCGCGCGCGAGCTTGACGTCCGCGTTCTCGCCGAAGGCATCGAGAACGAAGCCGAACTCGGCGTGTTGAGAGCGGCTGGCATCAATCTGTTTCAGGGCTATTACTTCGCAAAGCCAGGATTCATGACGTTGCCGCAAGTTGCTTTCATTGCGGAGAAGCCGATTGAAGCAGCTTTGGCAGCACGATGA
- a CDS encoding BLUF domain-containing protein, which translates to MLFRLVYHSRNLLRRKAVAAGSGLMSIAKAAEQNNLQLGISGALLFDKDTFAQVLEGDRTKVTQLFIRICSDSRHTDISIVEAKSVTDRRFADWAMALIANPAASPVGPNYISGDAVVEMMFEQIQNSDAPLRVAVPVW; encoded by the coding sequence ATGCTGTTTCGGTTGGTCTACCACAGTCGCAACTTGCTACGTCGGAAGGCCGTAGCCGCTGGCAGCGGGCTGATGAGCATTGCGAAGGCCGCAGAACAAAACAATCTTCAATTAGGGATATCCGGCGCCCTTCTATTCGACAAGGACACTTTTGCGCAAGTGCTCGAAGGAGACAGAACAAAGGTCACGCAACTTTTCATCAGGATATGCAGCGATAGCCGACATACCGACATTAGTATCGTCGAGGCAAAGTCGGTCACCGACCGCAGGTTCGCCGATTGGGCTATGGCGCTTATTGCGAATCCTGCTGCGTCGCCTGTCGGACCGAACTACATTTCCGGCGATGCGGTGGTCGAGATGATGTTCGAGCAGATTCAGAATTCGGATGCTCCGCTGAGGGTTGCTGTTCCTGTCTGGTGA